From the Eremothecium cymbalariae DBVPG#7215 chromosome 6, complete sequence genome, one window contains:
- the GSM1 gene encoding Gsm1p (similar to Ashbya gossypii AFR081C): MTKKIPAEEKLNRKPIARACVFCHEKHLQCDVGRPCQNCLKRNISESCRDNVRKPRKGRARCYSGGVPGVVDVMKGEDGGGVGGGGRVRVMGKKLEGGRITAGRRRGDGHMVGGNVNNNHEHVIGRRYVGGGAISLIPDNEGTANQLESEIVGASPKGSSVMQKPNGVSKSKNQVKTSPDALLNVRSLDSFFNPNVDTIINEALLTANTYPTSATSLGAQVDEAIASQTSDGHETDDVSFDSIWASNEYMMLNEMLSTPYMSRYDSRTNLSSIVETERDVMSKVDDSFINSLDPSKQVNPNELMADQTPLFRTISRPHISLDIAALAPSYQNDSCSALPPSVETNLPSDEIPLSVNDSEYFTPYKFRQLVKTPEDLYQYRDKIMPHNYRQAYRELLIILRQRFLESEDELTKVEGPKQLHAIAQSIKLYYAPIFVTLTSNLIESDLKIQEFILQRTLLEYENMSKMVNCIPMCIWRRSGEISYVSNEFLSLTGFSRQEMLLKRRFILEFFDNCSIVEYFLLFNEYLAFASKEGFSGTSDGQAVFSECNLLLANDNFLKCACIWTVKRDSFNIPMLIMGQFLPIFDADQN; this comes from the coding sequence ATGACAAAGAAGATTCCAGCGGAAGAAAAACTAAATAGGAAGCCTATTGCACGGGCTTGTGTGTTCTGTCACGAGAAGCATTTGCAGTGTGATGTGGGAAGACCCTGTCAAAACtgtttgaaaaggaatATCAGTGAATCATGCAGGGACAATGTTAGGAAGCCAAGGAAAGGACGTGCTAGGTGTTACAGCGGAGGTGTTCCCGGGGTGGTGGATGTGATGAAGGGTGAGGACGGCGGTGGGGTTGGTGGTGGGGGTCGCGTGCGAGTGATGGGGAAGAAGTTAGAGGGGGGTAGGATAACGGCAGGACGGAGGAGGGGTGATGGGCATATGGTTGGTGGTAATGTGAACAATAACCACGAGCATGTCATTGGGAGAAGAtatgttggtggtggtgcaATATCTTTGATACCTGATAATGAGGGGACTGCAAATCAGTTGGAGTCGGAGATTGTTGGGGCGAGTCCAAAGGGCAGCAGCGTGATGCAGAAGCCCAACGGGGTTTCCAAATCGAAAAATCAGGTTAAAACCTCACCGGATGCCTTGCTCAATGTTCGTAGCCTTGACTCATTTTTCAACCCTAACGTTGATACGATTATTAATGAAGCTTTGTTAACAGCAAATACGTATCCTACTAGTGCCACAAGCCTGGGCGCACAAGTCGACGAAGCTATAGCATCTCAAACTTCAGATGGACATGAAACAGACGATGTCAGTTTTGACAGTATATGGGCTTCTAATGAATATATGATGCTAAATGAGATGCTAAGCACCCCTTACATGTCCCGATATGATTCTAGGACAAATCTCTCCTCAATAGTTGAGACAGAAAGAGATGTGATGTCCAAGGTTGATGATTCTTTTATTAACAGCCTAGATCCCTCTAAGCAAGTAAACCCAAACGAATTGATGGCTGATCAGACACCTTTATTCAGAACTATTTCTAGACCTCATATCTCATTAGATATTGCAGCATTAGCACCTTCATACCAGAATGATAGCTGTTCAGCCCTTCCTCCCAGTGTAGAAACCAATTTACCATCAGACGAAATACCTTTGAGTGTTAATGATTCTGAATATTTTACTCCATATAAATTTCGGCAGTTAGTAAAGACTCCAGAAGATCTTTACCAATACCGCGACAAAATAATGCCTCATAATTACCGTCAGGCCTACCGGGAGCTGCTGATAATACTTCGTCAGCGATTTTTAGAATCCGAGGACGAGTTAACTAAGGTCGAGGGACCTAAACAATTGCATGCAATCGCGCAGTCGATCAAGCTTTATTATGCGCCAATATTTGTTACGTTGACATCTAACTTAATCGAAAGCGATTTGAAAATTCAAGAGTTTATTTTACAGCGTACACTACTGGAATATGAGAATATGTCCAAGATGGTCAACTGTATTCCTATGTGTATATGGAGACGTTCAGGTGAGATTTCGTATGTCAGTAATGAATTTCTGTCTCTCACTGGGTTTTCCCGGCAAGAGATGCTTTTAAAGAGAAGATTCATCCTAGAATTCTTTGACAATTGTAGTATTGTGGAGTATTTTCTACTTTTTAACGAGTATTTGGCATTTGCGTCGAAGGAGGGATTTTCAGGGACATCTGACGGCCAGGCGGTATTTAGTGAATGTAACCTGCTCTTAGCAAATGacaactttttaaaatgtGCCTGTATTTGGACAGTTAAACGAGATAGTTTTAATATACCAATGTTAATAATGGGTCAGTTCCTACCGATATTTGATGCAGATCAAAATTGA
- the RQT4 gene encoding Rqt4p (similar to Ashbya gossypii AFR080W) — protein MTKNQAIDFGLKSIPRILPLDAESIKELCISIISQSNGDSDRIAEDFLNIMGHKDSSFEFVLQFIEKLSLTADSSSRNDTGKGMISTEQQQAKRAYHKSPPNPPSENNAIVTGVGSTSASSSTDRTNKVANKPKKLTSKLQSLQEIEDALHTLELQASDGGSLDSYSCNCQARLHPLFKIAPNCLNCGKIICCKEGIHLNNCTFCGEDLIPMNERLKIIELLEGEREELNSKKSTSKIPKKKEKVFKLNNEKGRNLFREQEKLFDHLEREKERERKRIQVLGNDSNGNIAQDKTAVAQSEVDEELFAAQQRLEKLLHFQDTGAERMTIIDNASDFSMSNDAGIWGSVHEKAMILKKQQRNLKRWEELEKARTGRGKVVLDLTVGNDGKAYLKEVAKESKVVNLSSDDELEWISDEEDLKEMKEMKELKKKINEEKATHTSKLMTEVWNYERHQSQFKKPIYIGKSPTATINETQEEPANLLSKNVPNRVQIGDTQDTSLEEAILAVL, from the coding sequence atGACAAAAAACCAAGCTATTGACTTTGGACTAAAATCAATCCCGAGGATTCTGCCGTTGGATGCTGAATCAATCAAAGAACTATGTATTAGCATTATAAGCCAGTCCAATGGTGATTCAGACAGAATCGCAGAGGATTTTTTAAACATTATGGGCCATAAGGACTCATCTTTTGAGTTCGTATTAcaatttattgaaaaattatctTTGACAGCAGATAGCTCATCTAGGAACGATACGGGTAAAGGTATGATAAGTAcagaacaacaacaagcCAAAAGGGCATACCACAAATCGCCACCAAACCCTCCATCTGAAAACAACGCTATTGTTACTGGGGTAGGATCTACTTCAGcctcttcatcaacagataGGACGAACAAGGTAGCAAATAAGCCAAAGAAACTGACTTCCAAACTCCAAAGTCTGCAAGAAATAGAGGATGCATTACACACATTAGAGCTTCAGGCTTCAGATGGTGGTTCTTTGGATTCATATAGTTGTAATTGTCAAGCAAGATTACATccacttttcaaaatagcTCCTAATTGTTTAAATTGCGGGAAAATCATATGTTGTAAAGAAGGAATACACCTGAACAATTGTACATTCTGTGGAGAGGATCTAATTCCCATGAATGAGCGTCTGAAGATTATAGAATTATTAGAGGGTGAAAGGGAGgaattaaattcaaagaagtcAACTTCTAAGATaccaaaaaagaaggagaaaGTATTCAAACTGAATAATGAAAAGGGTAGGAATTTATTCCGTGAACAAGAGAAACTGTTTGATCATCTGGAAAGGGAAAAGGAGCGTGAACGCAAGCGCATACAAGTACTAGGCAATGATTCCAATGGTAACATAGCTCAGGATAAAACAGCTGTAGCACAAAGtgaagttgatgaggagTTATTCGCTGCACAACAAAGATTGGAAAAACTTCTCCATTTTCAAGACACTGGTGCTGAAAGAATGACAATTATAGATAATGCAAGTGATTTCAGCATGAGCAATGATGCTGGAATTTGGGGATCAGTCCATGAGAAAGctatgattttgaaaaaacaacagcgcaatttaaaaagatgggaagaacttgaaaagGCGCGTACTGGAAGAGGTAAAGTAGTTCTAGACTTGACAGTTGGTAATGATGGGAAAGCATATTTAAAAGAGGTTGCCAAAGAATCTAAGGTTGTGAATCTATCCTCTGATGACGAACTTGAATGGATTtctgatgaggaagatttGAAAGAGATGAAAGAGATGAAAGAgctaaagaagaagattaaCGAAGAGAAAGCAACGCATACTAGTAAACTGATGACGGAAGTTTGGAATTATGAGAGGCATCAAAGTCAATTCAAAAAGCCAATATACATAGGGAAATCTCCCACCGCTACAATAAACGAAACACAGGAGGAACCTGCAAACCTCCTCTCAAAGAATGTACCAAACCGTGTACAGATTGGCGATACTCAAGACACTTCATTGGAGGAGGCTATTTTAGCTGTTTTATGA
- the PAM16 gene encoding import motor complex subunit PAM16 (similar to Ashbya gossypii AFR078W) — translation MAHRILVQVIFTGARVFGRAFTEAYKQAATQMAKQGASTTARSQTGTSNIEYGGITLDESCKILNIENEEKSMSLEKIEQRFKYLFDVNDQDKGGSFYLQSKIYRAAERLKWELAEQDKAHGKQEAGPQ, via the coding sequence ATGGCTCACAGAATTTTGGTTCAGGTTATATTTACAGGTGCCCGTGTTTTTGGAAGGGCTTTCACGGAGGCCTACAAGCAGGCAGCTACACAAATGGCGAAGCAAGGTGCAAGTACAACAGCAAGATCACAAACAGGCACTTCCAATATTGAATATGGTGGAATCACCCTGGATGAGAGTTGTAAGATTTTAAACATTGAAAATGAGGAAAAAAGTATGAGTTTAGAAAAGATAGAACAAAGATTCAAGTACCTTTTTGATGTCAATGACCAAGACAAAGGCGGGTCCTTCTACCTACAAAGCAAAATTTACAGAGCTGCCGAACGTTTAAAGTGGGAATTAGCGGAACAAGATAAAGCCCATGGAAAGCAGGAGGCTGGGCCGCAGTAA